The DNA window taacttgacattatcggactcctaactgtagttcatgattttttaaatatatatatatccaagcgaactcccacagtgaatttcatcttaactaaaccatataacaataataagattaaaatagactttacccattgcaacgcacgagcattttttctggttataaaataaattaaatatgttgaaaaataaatttaatatatatagctTAGAACATATCATCTAAGTAATGCAGTAGAATATTGTgttttaagaaaacatatttttagagaTGATGAACAAGTAATTTGCAACGGCATTAATCTAGGGAAATGATATCTaagcgaaaaaaaataaatagcattAATTGTTTGTTGTAGCTATAGCGGACTTCTACCACTACCACTATAAGGTAGGGGATCAAAGATAGTGTATTAGATTTTAGCGGTCGCTATAGCTTAGTGACTGTTATAGCAGTAAACTATTAGCTTTGTTGGGTTGTTACTGTACTTAAACTACGTTCTCTATCTATGGATAAGAGAATTTAACGTCATGTGCCTTTTTATCATATTCATTaatatgttatttataaattttatgctATGAAATGTATAGGTAACTAGATatgctaaatttttaaattttaagtgaaATTTGACACTAGTATTAATATATAATCTAAATGTAtagtaatttttaaaattcCGCTATTGGAACTTAGCACCTTAGCACCTAGAAGGCTACAATAGCACCCTTTATCAGCAACCATCTACTCATACATTAATCCGTGACCATTTGCTATTCTATATTTATTACCTTAGGtgtaagcatatttatatttgtgtatATTAGTTTATGCATCTtctatttaaataaaatatcctatgctagcttttttttttcctttggaaaCTTATTCCGATACTAGTATTTTGTTGAATCCAAGCTAGGTAGAATTATTGAGATGCACAACCAACAAGCCAAAACAGAGGACATTCGGAGTATCAGCCCAATAATTATCATCTCACTGTCACCTTTTAGCAGGTTTAGTGTCACATCTCCTCCCAGATAAAACCAAACTAACCCTAAATTATTGATCCTAACAAAGCTCACTTTTTTTTAGGCTTTATTGCTACTAGTATATTCGCAAATCGCTTGCTCGATCCAGTTCATCACGAGTCCTTAATTCGGTGGGCCCCACTCGTCATTGACCATCAAACGCAACCGGACAAGGGCAAAGCCGTAATTACCCCCTCCCAAAACCGCCACGCGAGATACCTACCGCCAGAGAGCGGCGGAGAAGCAGCCGAGCATAGCAGTCTGAACCCCCCACCTAGGATgatgtctatggcattaactatatTCTCATataggacttttagcttatttggtactatattaattaagaaagagaagaaaggaagaaactgggtctcatgcaagacacagcttcaacacgagaatatatgcactagacactatcaagttttatATTGGGAGAGAATaatgtcttcataatagataaagaataaatatgattggtagagaagagaaatgatgtatttattaatggtccactttaagaaaccatgggttgtagagtgtagtttctactgtgatgtcttattgacatagCACCATAGACACTACTTATATATACTATGGGTTGGGATTGCCCTAACCACCTGATTTGCCTTGTCCTCAGCTAACCACCTTGGGCAAGTAAGCGAGCAAGTCAGAAAGCCACCGAACAGAGCAAGGTCACTTCACGCCATTACCTTCTTCTCTCCAAGAACTCGAGTAGATTGGGCAGGAGATTAAGATCCTGGCCAGCTTCGTCTCCAAGAATTCGACGCTCTGGTTCAGGATGTCGGTGGAATTCCTGACGAAAGCGCTCACGTGAGTGTGCCCCCCCTCTTCCCGCTCGCCAATTCTCCCAATTCTGGTGGGGATTTCCggtgccgcctcgccggcgccatggcCCATGTGCTATGGAGATTATTGATTCATCTGCTTGATTGTTGGGTGGGTGCAGGGCGCTGTTCGGGTATGCTATGCCGGCGTTGGAGTGCTTCAAGGCGATCGAGCAGCGGCCTGGTCGGACGGACCATCTCCGGTTTtggtgccaatattggtactGACTACTGACTCAGAAACCCCTTAGCTTGGAGTAATTAGTTCATTTGGTGTGTTCAATTTGATCTCTGGGTGATAGGCTGATGCTTAGAATTCGTCGTAATTGAGTGAATTGGGTAAACCATACGGGGATTAATTTCTGCTATCTGGGTACAGTTAGCTGGATTAGAGCATTAGAATTGGTGCTAATATGTTACTGCATTGCTGTGGAATTCAGTACCAAATCCTCACTTTCACCTTTCTGAAGTGCTTTGAATATTGGGGATCTGAAACACCGTATCTACTGTTTGGAGATCTGAAACACCTTGCAAGAGTTGACCAATTTCAGCAAATCTTGCAGGATCATACTAGTAATACTCGTCATATTCGATGATATCGCTGGTGTCCTCACCTCCAAGTAAGTAATAATCACACAACCACAACTCATCAGCTGTTCCTGTAATCTGCTCCCTGTAACCTGGCAATCCCCTTCATTGAATGACAGGATACCAATGTACTCTGAACTCAGACTCGCCTTCCTCGTCTACCTGTGGTACCCCCAGACAAGGGTATGTAATGCTATGTCTGCAACGCTTGGTCCAGCAACAAAGCTGCAGCTAACTGCATGTCCTGATCATTGTCTGAACTAAACAAGATTTGCCACAAAACTGCAGCTGCACATAACTGCATCTCCTAATcatatctgaaattctgaactAAAAACGAGATTTAATCTAATTTGCAACACTGAGTCCAGCAACAAATCTGCAGCTGCACAAAAAGTGCATCTCCTGACCACGTCTGAATTAAATAAGATTTTGCTTTGTCACTCTGAACCAGGGAACTGACATCGTGTACGACACCTTCCTGCGGCCGCTGGTGATGCAGTACCAGCCCAACATCGAGGAGCGGCTGCGCTACCTGCGTGCCAATGCTGGCGACATTCTCATCTTCTACCTCAAGAACTTCACCGATAGGGGCTACGATCTCTTCCTCCGGGGGATGGAGTACATCCGGTCCCAGACATCACGAGGCTCAAGAACGAGGGTATGTTACCAGTTACTCTCCGTCCCATATCGTAAGGTGTTTtagttttgttctaagttaaaATTCTCTAACTTTGATCaaatctataagaaaatatattaacatCTACTCTACCAAAGAACACTATCAAGACATATTTCATAGTgtattttaatgaaactaatatgATATTGTAGATGTTAGCACATTTTCTTTTACAATCTTGGTAAAGTTAGAAAAGTTTACCTAGCACAAAAGTAAAACaccttacaatatgaaaacagaggaagtagtagtacacatgttgggaaccatggtCATCACAGGATTCCGGAAATGTAACAGTGCAGTCAAAGAATTCAGGATATGTAACAGTGCAGGTGTGTAACTATGTTGGCAATGGTTTGTTTCTGCTGTGCAGCGGTGGTTCTCGTTCGGAGGCGACCGGGCAGAGAGGTCGAGCTACGTTGATGATTatgtcgccggcggtggcgatcggA is part of the Oryza glaberrima chromosome 4, OglaRS2, whole genome shotgun sequence genome and encodes:
- the LOC127769896 gene encoding putative HVA22-like protein g; its protein translation is MSVEFLTKALTALFGYAMPALECFKAIEQRPGRTDHLRFWCQYWIILVILVIFDDIAGVLTSKIPMYSELRLAFLVYLWYPQTRGTDIVYDTFLRPLVMQYQPNIEERLRYLRANAGDILIFYLKNFTDRGYDLFLRGMEYIRSQTSRGSRTRRWFSFGGDRAERSSYVDDYVAGGGDRRSTARHRRPRDDY